In Psychrobacter immobilis, a single genomic region encodes these proteins:
- a CDS encoding ATP-binding cassette domain-containing protein — protein sequence MNHIQLENISKIYNANSSQAKSALALLAEGMDSIQVKEQTGYSVGLYDINLSVKAGELHCIMGLSGSGKSTLIRHINRLIDPTSGKIWVDTSINAKPSTIAKPSTNAKPSADVLENGRSSSAINILELNDKALQHYRQQTLSMVFQHFGLVPHMTVLQNVAYGLRVRKMSIKERHEVARHWLNEVGLANLEKSYPDELSGGMQQRVGLARALATDNQILLMDEAFSALDPLIRAQLQDQLLELQARLNKTIVFITHDIDEAIKVGQRISILNGGRLVQTDTPSELRHNPADEYVAQFMRAKI from the coding sequence ATGAATCATATTCAATTGGAAAATATCAGCAAGATTTATAATGCCAATAGCTCGCAAGCAAAGTCTGCATTGGCATTACTAGCAGAAGGTATGGATAGTATTCAGGTAAAGGAACAAACAGGCTATTCGGTCGGGCTTTATGACATCAATTTAAGCGTTAAAGCAGGTGAGCTGCATTGTATTATGGGCTTGTCAGGTTCAGGAAAATCAACCTTGATACGCCATATCAATCGTTTGATTGACCCAACCAGCGGTAAAATATGGGTTGATACTTCTATTAATGCTAAGCCGTCTACTATTGCTAAGCCCTCCACTAATGCCAAACCCTCTGCTGATGTATTAGAAAATGGAAGATCATCGTCTGCTATTAATATTTTAGAGCTAAATGATAAAGCGCTACAGCATTATCGCCAGCAGACACTCAGTATGGTTTTTCAGCATTTTGGTTTGGTGCCACATATGACGGTGCTGCAAAACGTCGCTTACGGCTTGCGAGTGCGAAAAATGAGTATCAAAGAACGCCACGAGGTTGCTCGGCATTGGCTTAATGAAGTTGGGCTAGCAAATTTGGAGAAAAGTTACCCTGATGAGCTGTCAGGAGGGATGCAGCAGCGAGTAGGGCTTGCGCGTGCCTTAGCAACCGACAATCAAATATTGCTGATGGACGAGGCTTTCTCTGCCCTTGATCCCCTTATTCGTGCCCAATTACAAGACCAACTACTTGAGCTACAAGCACGGCTAAACAAAACCATCGTCTTTATCACTCATGATATCGATGAAGCGATTAAGGTCGGTCAGCGGATTAGTATTTTAAATGGCGGGCGTTTGGTACAAACGGATACACCCAGTGAATTACGCCACAACCCAGCTGATGAGTATGTGGCGCAATTTATGCGTGCCAAAATTTAA